The DNA segment TGACAGGTGCCGATGAAGACAGCGGTGCAACTGGCGATCTCGATATAAATGACAGTCTTGTTATCTTAGGATCCAGCGAGACCGGGACCGAGATCTTTGGTGATGGGGACAGGGTCTTCGACGTAGGGCCGCTCGACTCCAGTATAGCCGTCACATTTAAGCACCTCACAGTTACACAAGGGAACGCCCCGGGAAGTGAATCGGGCGGAGGGATCCTGGTCCACGGCCAGTCCGTGGAGCTTGACACAGTGGGAGTCGTCTTCAATTCCGCGGGGGGTTACGGAGGAGGATTGGAGATACATGACGGCACTACATTTTCAATGGCGGGCGGCAGCCTGAGTTATAACACGGCCGACGCGAACACTGGAGGCGGACACGGAGGCGGTGCGGACATTCTTGGAGGGACCGCTTCATTCACCGGAGTCTTGATCAGCCATGACGTTGCCGACAACGGGGGCGGGATACAGAATGAAGGCAATAATCCGGTCACATCGTTTAGTTATTGCACTTTTGTTGGCGACAGCGCTTTGAAAGCATATAACTACGGCGGGGGATTGGACAACGATGACGGCGATTTCACTGCCGATCACTGCACCTTCAAACAAAACTATGGTAATGGCGATGGAGGCGCGTTCGACATCGACGCAGGAAACAACGTAATTTCAAATTGTGTAATAGACAGCAATTATTCGCCGAACAACGACGGCGCAATCTACGCGGGAGGCAAAACAATCAGGATGATCAATGATACCGTTCGATGGAATTCTGCACCCGCCTTCGATGGAGCCATCGGCGCCTATCCAGACAGTTCTTTCTTTATGGAAGGTGGAGTGGTGGCGTATAATTCATGTACCAACGGCAGTGGTGGCGGCATTCTTATCAGTACTCAGCATGATACCCTGGTTGATGTCTCGATCTTTGGAAACAGCGCGCATGGCAACGGCGGCGGCATATTTAACTCTGTTGGCACTTCATTTTTCAAGAACGTCATTATGCATGACAATGTGGCCGGATCAAATGGTGGTGGAATAGACGACAGTTCCGGAGGCACCATATGGTCCGGCGGCTCACTCACTTATAATTCGGCTGCAGGTGAAGGGGGCGGCATTTATCTCGAGTCTGCTGTGGCGTCGAGCGACACTTTGGTCAATGTCACTCTTGCTGGCAATACGCCTGATGCCTACTACACAAACAGCGGATCTTATCAGGTCGTGATTCTCGATTATGTGATCATAAATGCGACGTCGATTGTAGATTCGATCCACGTTCGCCTTAATGCGACAGTCTATCCTTATGGTTCGGATTTCACCGTGAGGTTCCTGTATGGGACTACTTCCGGCCACTACACGGACAGTGTGTACGCAACGCCGTCCACGGCGACCGGCAGTTCCGGTGTTCCGGATTCAACAGTAATTGCCGTCAATCCGGGCGCCGAATACTACTACGCGGTTTCTCTTACCGGTTCCGACAACTACTACTTTCAGACTTCCGAGCTTCATTTCACTGCGCCGGTCAATATCACCATTGTCAAAGAAGGTGCAGACTTTGAGGACGACGTCTTTCCGCCCACGGGATGGACGGTTTCAGCCAACAGTTCGGGCAGCCCATACTATTGGTCGCAGGATACCGCAAGCGGCTACGGTGTCGGACACTACTCCGCCTACTTCGATTGTTATGACGACACTGCCCAGGGCGAATTCGATTCGCTGCTCACGCCGGTTATTACAAATCTGGACTCAACCGATTTTGTC comes from the Candidatus Kryptoniota bacterium genome and includes:
- a CDS encoding choice-of-anchor J domain-containing protein, producing the protein MRPAHRPTLFVIAISIVTLLSGLPYLPIRTASANAAALQRKHAPVSGSRKITVSKSRKLLQLRPTNPGPHTRAAELKDKHLHSHPMIAERRISYLTGSKNQSSMRRGYLPYSMGEITVNTTTDDSAYDYTTADTTSTGTVSLRSAIQYTNYIAGQDTIVVPDGSYYLTLTGADEDSGATGDLDINDSLVILGSSETGTEIFGDGDRVFDVGPLDSSIAVTFKHLTVTQGNAPGSESGGGILVHGQSVELDTVGVVFNSAGGYGGGLEIHDGTTFSMAGGSLSYNTADANTGGGHGGGADILGGTASFTGVLISHDVADNGGGIQNEGNNPVTSFSYCTFVGDSALKAYNYGGGLDNDDGDFTADHCTFKQNYGNGDGGAFDIDAGNNVISNCVIDSNYSPNNDGAIYAGGKTIRMINDTVRWNSAPAFDGAIGAYPDSSFFMEGGVVAYNSCTNGSGGGILISTQHDTLVDVSIFGNSAHGNGGGIFNSVGTSFFKNVIMHDNVAGSNGGGIDDSSGGTIWSGGSLTYNSAAGEGGGIYLESAVASSDTLVNVTLAGNTPDAYYTNSGSYQVVILDYVIINATSIVDSIHVRLNATVYPYGSDFTVRFLYGTTSGHYTDSVYATPSTATGSSGVPDSTVIAVNPGAEYYYAVSLTGSDNYYFQTSELHFTAPVNITIVKEGADFEDDVFPPTGWTVSANSSGSPYYWSQDTASGYGVGHYSAYFDCYDDTAQGEFDSLLTPVITNLDSTDFVTFDYAYSGYPGYSDSLIVAVSTDGGATFSRVWYDGAPRLETTPEDNNAFIPGSSQWSSAYIHLPSGVEGSNVVVAFICENDFGNALYIDNIKIGSAPSDLSLAVQATDFGAESDAGAVTLSWKTQSEVDNAGFNVMRQELGVSGWQLAGSYVSDKTLQGLGTSSSGRSYSFTDNKVISGQTYNYKIQSVSTYGTTKDLSTLTVTVNVPKNYALYQNYPNPFNPSTTIRFDLKQASNVTLEIYNTLGQRVEKWSNGVMGAGRYNEVVNMSRYA